A single window of Methylobacterium nodulans ORS 2060 DNA harbors:
- a CDS encoding sensor histidine kinase, with protein MRVGHKILLVGGLPIAIAALIALAGWLLLAEAERARAGAVMAGTIYRTLSAATTVRDEYLAAPPEARTDHAERFARLTAEAMTALDDLRRLARTPDQLARIDAAQGALIDSIERMQALVRITRENDGLIAEMTARADTLMRLADQARDRQRAANADLVASLTDKAKRMRQVRDVVSAVNALRNVVAAQETEVLRGAPPLRIAAAFTQIRNAARDLAEALRADGREREAEESLILAAAYEASRTGREPEELAAMGVPAAAVSPAGVLGEWCDRVLKIDGSAQRSLHDEVTQLLAYAVQANETEQATQNIALATLKLGQRTAEALRRRDAASAAVALDEGAALSETAASLPISPLIQGEMVDAIDGWRARLGTTIEGLRRQNEGIAEMDRLAAGMGESARRLNQIFIDDADRFGSSIRRLLLVGATAGLVIGSGLALAVARSITAPLRRLQRSMLALAADPSRRDVGDTGRRDELGDMARATSIFVTEIRRRERALRRAKEEADRTLAELRQTQSDLIQAEKLASLGQLVAGVAHEINTPLGIALTTATLVRDEAREFREVAGGQLSRSRLTSFIDRVQEGSHLLTANLARAADLVHSFKQVAVDRVSDERRRIAMRDWLDELLRSLGPLLRKGGHRIELPAGEEFEIETYPGALAQVVTNLVKNAVVHGFAEGTPGRITVTVEREGTWIRLEVADDGRGIAAAHRERIFDPFFTTARHRGSSGLGMHIVYNLVTGRLQGRIAIDSREGQGTRVRVEFPAELAAEAPPARAAAGISAASA; from the coding sequence ATGCGGGTCGGCCACAAGATCCTCCTGGTCGGCGGTCTCCCGATCGCGATCGCCGCGCTCATCGCGCTCGCGGGCTGGCTGCTGCTGGCGGAGGCCGAGCGGGCCCGCGCCGGCGCCGTCATGGCGGGCACGATCTACCGCACCCTCAGCGCCGCCACGACCGTGCGCGACGAGTATCTCGCCGCGCCGCCCGAGGCCCGGACCGACCATGCGGAGCGCTTCGCCCGCCTCACCGCCGAGGCGATGACGGCGCTCGACGACCTGCGCCGCCTCGCCCGCACGCCCGACCAGCTGGCCCGGATCGACGCCGCCCAGGGCGCGCTGATCGATTCCATCGAGCGCATGCAGGCGCTGGTGCGCATCACCCGCGAGAATGACGGCCTGATCGCCGAGATGACGGCCCGCGCCGACACGCTCATGCGCCTCGCCGATCAGGCCCGCGACCGCCAGCGCGCGGCGAATGCCGACCTCGTGGCCTCGCTCACGGACAAGGCGAAGCGGATGCGCCAGGTCCGCGACGTGGTTTCGGCGGTCAATGCGCTGCGGAATGTCGTCGCCGCGCAGGAGACCGAGGTGCTGCGCGGCGCTCCTCCCTTGCGGATCGCCGCCGCCTTCACGCAGATCCGCAACGCGGCCCGCGACCTCGCCGAGGCCCTGCGGGCGGACGGGCGGGAGCGCGAGGCGGAGGAGAGCCTGATCCTCGCCGCCGCCTACGAGGCCTCGCGGACGGGCCGCGAGCCCGAGGAACTCGCCGCCATGGGCGTTCCCGCGGCGGCGGTCTCGCCGGCCGGCGTGCTCGGCGAGTGGTGCGACCGGGTGCTCAAGATCGACGGCTCGGCCCAGCGCTCCCTCCACGACGAGGTCACGCAGCTCCTCGCCTATGCGGTGCAGGCCAACGAGACCGAACAGGCGACGCAGAACATTGCGCTCGCGACGCTCAAGCTCGGCCAGCGCACCGCCGAGGCCCTGCGCCGCCGGGACGCGGCGAGCGCCGCCGTGGCCCTCGACGAGGGGGCCGCCCTCTCGGAGACCGCCGCCTCCCTGCCGATCTCGCCGCTGATCCAGGGGGAGATGGTGGACGCGATCGACGGCTGGCGGGCGCGGCTCGGCACCACCATCGAGGGCCTGCGCCGGCAGAACGAGGGCATCGCCGAGATGGACCGGCTGGCCGCCGGCATGGGCGAGAGCGCGCGCCGGCTCAACCAGATCTTCATCGACGATGCCGACCGGTTCGGCAGCTCGATCCGCCGCCTCCTGCTCGTCGGCGCGACGGCTGGCCTGGTGATCGGCTCGGGGCTGGCGCTCGCAGTCGCGCGCTCGATCACCGCGCCCCTGCGGCGCCTGCAGCGCAGCATGCTGGCGCTCGCCGCCGACCCGTCCCGTCGCGACGTCGGCGATACGGGCCGGCGGGACGAGCTCGGCGACATGGCCCGGGCGACCAGCATCTTCGTCACCGAGATCCGCCGGCGCGAGCGGGCCCTGCGGCGGGCCAAGGAGGAGGCCGACCGCACCCTCGCCGAGCTGCGCCAGACCCAGTCCGACCTGATCCAGGCGGAGAAGCTCGCCTCCTTGGGCCAACTCGTCGCGGGCGTCGCCCACGAGATCAACACGCCGCTCGGCATCGCGCTCACCACCGCGACCCTGGTGCGCGACGAGGCGCGGGAGTTCCGCGAGGTCGCCGGCGGCCAGCTCTCCCGCTCGCGGCTGACGAGCTTCATCGACCGGGTGCAGGAAGGCTCCCATCTCCTCACCGCCAACCTCGCCCGCGCCGCCGATCTCGTGCACAGCTTCAAGCAGGTGGCGGTGGATCGCGTCAGCGACGAGCGCCGCCGCATCGCCATGCGCGACTGGCTCGACGAGCTTTTGCGCAGCCTCGGCCCCCTCCTGCGCAAGGGCGGGCATCGGATCGAGCTGCCGGCAGGCGAGGAATTCGAGATCGAGACCTATCCGGGCGCGCTCGCGCAGGTCGTCACCAATCTCGTGAAGAACGCGGTGGTGCACGGCTTCGCGGAGGGAACGCCCGGGCGCATCACCGTGACGGTGGAGCGTGAGGGGACCTGGATCCGCCTCGAAGTCGCCGATGACGGCCGCGGCATCGCGGCGGCGCACCGGGAGCGGATCTTCGACCCGTTCTTCACCACGGCCCGCCACCGGGGCAGCTCGGGCCTCGGCATGCACATCGTCTACAACCTCGTCACCGGCCGTCTGCAGGGCCGCATCGCGATCGACAGCCGGGAAGGCCAGGGCACGCGGGTGCGCGTGGAGTTCCCGGCGGAGCTGGCCGCGGAGGCGCCGCCCGCACGGGCTGCGGCAGGCATCTCCGCTGCGTCGGCGTGA
- a CDS encoding alpha/beta hydrolase, protein MAQDSPESPADASLGRLAARPGAAPADRLPPGPHRLGLGNRRDGLLVLPQNHDGSAALPLAVMLHGAVGFADGAARLVQEAADRHGVALLAPDSRDPRSWDLIRARYGPDVAFLDEALAQTFARLPVRPDRIAIAGFSDGGSYALSLGLANGDLFSAILAFSPGFAAPATTVGAPWIFISHGRDDAVLPVATCGRRIAAHLAQAGYSTAYHEFAGGHAVPPDLADAAFASFVAGRAGGG, encoded by the coding sequence ATGGCACAGGATTCCCCCGAATCACCCGCCGATGCCAGTCTCGGGCGCCTCGCGGCCCGGCCGGGCGCGGCCCCCGCGGATCGCCTGCCGCCGGGACCGCACCGCCTCGGCCTCGGCAACCGGCGCGACGGCCTCCTGGTCCTGCCGCAGAACCACGACGGGAGCGCGGCGCTGCCGCTCGCCGTGATGCTGCACGGTGCGGTCGGCTTCGCGGATGGGGCGGCGCGCCTCGTCCAGGAGGCGGCCGACCGGCACGGCGTCGCGCTGCTCGCCCCCGATTCGCGCGATCCGCGCTCCTGGGACCTGATCCGCGCCCGCTACGGCCCGGACGTCGCCTTCCTCGACGAGGCTCTCGCTCAGACCTTTGCCCGCCTGCCCGTCCGGCCCGACCGGATCGCCATCGCGGGCTTCTCGGATGGCGGCTCCTACGCCCTGTCGCTGGGCCTCGCGAATGGTGACCTGTTCTCGGCCATCCTTGCCTTCTCGCCGGGCTTCGCGGCGCCCGCCACGACCGTCGGCGCGCCGTGGATCTTCATCAGCCACGGCCGCGACGACGCGGTGCTGCCGGTCGCGACCTGCGGCCGGCGCATCGCCGCGCATCTCGCTCAGGCCGGATACAGCACCGCCTACCATGAATTCGCGGGAGGCCACGCGGTCCCGCCCGACCTCGCCGATGCCGCCTTCGCGTCCTTCGTGGCAGGCCGCGCGGGCGGAGGTTAA
- a CDS encoding PQQ-dependent sugar dehydrogenase, producing MRRAALILTAAAALAGPVRAEAPPRPPAETQPPNAPDQKPAFPGQTRAPQPGEATRVAVATVARGLRGPWSMAFLPDGRLLATEKEGRLRLISPDGRTAPVEGAPKVDARGQGGLLGLALSPAFASDRLIFMSFSEPRPGGNGTSVARARLAEEGGRARLDGLQVIFRQMPTYDGDKHYGSRLVFSGDGTLFVTVGERSDARVRGQAQDLASGLGKVFRIRTDGSAPDDNPFAGRRDALPTIWSYGHRNVQAAALDGQGRLWTVEHGPRGGDELNRPQAGRNYGWPEVTYGIEYSGARVGRGITRREGTEQPVYYWDPVIGPSGMARYDGRLFPAWRDALLVGGLVSEGLVVLRLDGDRVATEERIPLDARIRDVTVGPDGAVYVATDSRTDGRILRLSPGR from the coding sequence ATGCGCCGAGCCGCCCTGATCCTCACCGCCGCTGCCGCGCTCGCCGGACCCGTCCGTGCCGAGGCGCCCCCGCGCCCGCCCGCCGAGACCCAGCCGCCGAACGCCCCCGACCAGAAGCCGGCCTTCCCGGGCCAGACCCGCGCGCCGCAGCCGGGCGAGGCCACCCGGGTCGCGGTCGCCACGGTGGCGCGGGGGCTGCGTGGCCCCTGGTCCATGGCCTTCCTGCCGGACGGGCGGCTTCTCGCCACCGAGAAGGAGGGCCGGCTGCGGCTGATCTCCCCGGACGGCAGGACGGCTCCCGTCGAGGGCGCCCCGAAGGTCGATGCGCGCGGTCAGGGCGGCCTCCTCGGCCTGGCACTCAGCCCGGCCTTCGCGAGCGACCGCCTGATCTTCATGAGCTTCAGCGAGCCGCGTCCCGGCGGCAACGGCACCAGCGTCGCCCGCGCCCGCCTCGCCGAGGAGGGCGGCCGGGCCCGTCTCGACGGGCTTCAGGTGATCTTCCGCCAGATGCCGACCTATGACGGGGACAAGCATTACGGCTCCCGCCTCGTCTTCTCGGGGGACGGCACGCTGTTCGTGACGGTGGGCGAGCGCTCCGATGCGCGGGTCCGCGGCCAGGCACAGGATCTGGCGAGCGGGCTCGGCAAGGTGTTCCGCATCCGCACCGACGGATCGGCACCGGACGACAACCCCTTCGCGGGCCGCCGCGACGCCCTGCCGACGATCTGGTCCTACGGCCACCGCAACGTCCAGGCCGCGGCGCTGGACGGTCAGGGCCGGCTCTGGACGGTCGAGCACGGGCCGCGGGGCGGCGACGAGCTCAACCGCCCGCAGGCGGGGCGCAATTACGGCTGGCCGGAGGTGACCTACGGCATCGAATACAGCGGGGCGAGGGTCGGCAGGGGCATCACCCGGCGCGAGGGCACCGAGCAGCCGGTCTATTACTGGGACCCGGTCATCGGTCCCTCCGGCATGGCGCGCTACGACGGCAGGCTCTTCCCGGCCTGGCGCGACGCGCTGCTGGTCGGCGGGCTCGTGTCCGAGGGCCTCGTGGTGCTGCGGCTCGACGGCGACCGCGTGGCGACGGAGGAGCGCATCCCGCTCGATGCCCGCATCCGCGACGTGACGGTCGGCCCCGACGGTGCGGTCTATGTGGCGACGGATTCGCGCACGGACGGCCGGATCCTGCGGCTCTCGCCGGGCAGGTGA
- the thpR gene encoding RNA 2',3'-cyclic phosphodiesterase codes for MPRLFTGIEIPPEIGEALARHRGGLPGARWVEPADYHVTLRFIGDVDGGLAEEIAVALGETRPRGALPLTLDGLASFGGDRPHALYARIVPSPALDELQAEQERLMRRLGLKPDSRRFTPHVTLARLRREATPGAVAHYLALQGGFAPLAFTAARFALYSARDSVGGGPYVVEAAYPLA; via the coding sequence ATGCCGCGCCTGTTCACCGGGATCGAGATCCCGCCCGAAATCGGCGAGGCCCTGGCCCGGCATCGCGGCGGCCTGCCGGGCGCCCGCTGGGTCGAGCCGGCCGATTATCACGTCACCCTGCGCTTCATCGGCGACGTCGATGGGGGGCTTGCCGAGGAGATCGCCGTGGCGCTCGGCGAGACGCGGCCGCGCGGCGCCCTGCCCCTCACCCTCGACGGCCTCGCGAGCTTCGGGGGCGACCGGCCGCACGCGCTCTACGCCCGCATCGTCCCCTCCCCGGCGCTCGACGAGTTGCAGGCCGAGCAGGAGCGCCTGATGCGGCGCCTCGGCCTGAAGCCCGACTCGCGCCGCTTCACCCCGCACGTCACCCTGGCCCGGCTGCGGCGCGAGGCGACGCCCGGGGCGGTGGCGCATTACCTCGCCCTCCAGGGCGGCTTCGCGCCCCTCGCCTTCACGGCGGCGCGCTTCGCCCTCTACTCGGCGCGGGACTCGGTCGGCGGCGGCCCCTACGTGGTCGAGGCGGCCTATCCGCTCGCCTGA
- a CDS encoding arylesterase, translating into MTMLAGPAVAAPLRLVALGDSLTAGHGLPAEAAFPAVLERALKEKGLDVTVANAGVSGDTATGGLDRVDWSVPDGTDGVILELGANDMLRGTDPAVTEKALDAIIARLKERGIPVMLAGMKAARNLGPDYVARFDALYPRLAERHGLMLYPFFLDGVATDRSLTLPDGLHPTAKGVERIVAGILPSVESFATRLRKAP; encoded by the coding sequence ATGACGATGCTCGCCGGCCCCGCCGTCGCGGCCCCGCTGCGCCTCGTCGCCCTCGGCGACAGCCTCACCGCCGGCCACGGGCTCCCGGCCGAGGCCGCCTTCCCGGCCGTGCTGGAGCGGGCGCTCAAGGAGAAGGGCCTCGACGTGACGGTGGCCAATGCGGGCGTCTCGGGGGATACCGCGACCGGCGGCCTCGACCGGGTCGACTGGTCGGTGCCGGACGGGACGGATGGCGTCATCCTCGAACTCGGGGCCAACGACATGCTGCGCGGCACCGATCCCGCCGTGACCGAGAAGGCCCTCGACGCGATCATCGCGCGCCTGAAGGAGCGCGGCATCCCCGTGATGCTCGCCGGGATGAAGGCGGCGCGCAATCTCGGCCCCGACTACGTCGCCCGCTTCGACGCGCTCTATCCGCGCCTCGCCGAGCGGCACGGGCTCATGCTCTACCCGTTCTTCCTCGACGGCGTCGCCACCGACCGCAGCCTCACCCTGCCGGACGGGCTGCACCCGACCGCCAAGGGTGTGGAGCGGATCGTCGCGGGCATCCTGCCCAGTGTCGAGAGCTTCGCGACCCGCCTGCGCAAGGCGCCCTGA
- a CDS encoding ABC transporter ATP-binding protein: protein MTDKATAPAIALDGIDLSLGRGAARVHILRGISLSVAAGEAVGLVGPSGSGKSTLLMTMAGLERPDSGRVVVEGTDLSRLDEDALARFRGRRIGIVFQSFHLVPTMTALENVALPLELADLPDAHARAEQELAAVGLERRLHHYPAQLSGGEQQRVAIARAVAPDPAILVADEPTGNLDEATGASIVDLLFSLKRDRGATLVLVTHDPGLARLCDRTVRLRSGLIEQAATA from the coding sequence ATGACCGACAAGGCCACCGCACCGGCCATCGCCCTCGATGGCATCGACCTCAGCCTCGGGCGGGGCGCGGCGCGGGTGCACATCCTCAGGGGCATCTCGCTCTCCGTGGCGGCGGGCGAGGCGGTGGGCCTCGTCGGCCCCTCGGGCTCCGGCAAATCCACCCTGCTCATGACCATGGCGGGGCTGGAGCGGCCGGATTCGGGACGGGTCGTCGTCGAGGGCACGGACCTCTCCCGCCTCGATGAGGACGCGCTCGCGCGCTTCCGCGGCCGGCGCATCGGGATCGTGTTCCAGTCCTTCCACCTCGTGCCGACCATGACGGCGCTGGAGAACGTGGCGCTGCCCCTCGAACTCGCCGACCTGCCCGACGCCCATGCGCGGGCCGAGCAGGAACTCGCCGCCGTCGGCCTTGAGCGTCGCCTCCACCATTACCCGGCCCAGCTCTCGGGCGGCGAGCAGCAGCGCGTCGCCATCGCGCGCGCCGTGGCGCCCGATCCGGCGATCCTCGTGGCGGACGAGCCCACCGGCAATCTCGACGAGGCGACGGGGGCCTCGATCGTCGATCTCCTGTTCTCGCTCAAGCGCGACCGCGGCGCGACGCTGGTCCTCGTCACCCACGATCCCGGCCTCGCACGGCTCTGCGACCGCACGGTGCGGCTGCGCTCCGGGCTCATCGAGCAGGCGGCCACGGCCTGA
- a CDS encoding ABC transporter permease codes for MHGSLPPLSAPGPRRPANRPRLPLTLRLALRELRGGLRGFAVFLACLAIGVAAIAGVSSVSRSLTDGLARQGRIILGGDVAFSLIHREASPAERAFLEARGRVSVVAFTRAMAVAGEKGAALVELKAVGPDYPAAGDLVTEPGLARADLFAERDGAFGAAVDPALLARLDLKLGDRVTVGTVPIVLRAVLQSEPDKIANGLGFGPRLLTSEAALRASGLIQPGSLNRWVYRVQLADPSDARVEQVIAEAKAALPEAGWEIRSRLNADPRFSRSVERFTQFLTLVGLTALMVGGVGVANAVRGFVERKRTSIATLKSLGAPGGRVVGLYLTQVMLIAALGIAIGLSVGTALPFAIEAAFADLLPVPLSPTVAPGQLLVAALYGFLTALAFAIGPLGRAHDVAVSGLFRDTVDPERRWPRPRYLAILGLALAALVALALVTAFDRKVALIFIVAAGLAFALLRGVALGLMALARRLPRPARAAPRLALANLHRPGALTPSIVLSLGLGITLLVTLSLIDASITRTLTRSLPERAPNLFFLDIPSRDAASFDQLLGAAAPRGKIERVPMMRGRITALNGRPASEIKAPEDAAWVLDGDRGITYAEDLPDGSRVTAGAWWTPDQAKTPLVSFDDQLGRALGLKVGDTVTVNVLGRNLTVPIANLRHVEWRNLGINFVMVFSPGTFRGAPHADLATLTLPEGPDPALEARILRQAALSFPSVTSVRVKDALEAVNDIVGKLVFAIRGASGVALVASLFVLAGALAAGHRARLYDAVVLKTLGATRARLLAAYALEYGALGLATAVFGLIAGTLAAWVIVTQVMRIDFLLDLSGALVAAALAVAVAVGLGLAGTWRILGHKPAPYLRNL; via the coding sequence ATGCACGGCAGCCTGCCCCCCCTGAGTGCTCCGGGTCCGCGACGCCCGGCGAACCGCCCGCGTCTTCCCCTCACGCTTCGCCTCGCCCTGCGGGAGCTGCGCGGGGGCCTGCGGGGTTTTGCGGTGTTCCTCGCCTGCCTGGCGATCGGCGTCGCGGCGATCGCCGGCGTATCCTCCGTCTCGCGCTCCCTCACCGACGGGCTCGCCCGGCAGGGGCGGATCATCCTCGGCGGCGACGTCGCCTTCAGCCTCATCCACCGGGAGGCGAGCCCGGCCGAGCGGGCCTTCCTGGAGGCGCGCGGCCGCGTCTCGGTGGTCGCCTTCACCCGCGCCATGGCGGTGGCGGGCGAGAAGGGCGCGGCCTTGGTCGAGCTGAAGGCCGTGGGTCCGGACTATCCGGCGGCGGGGGATCTCGTCACCGAGCCGGGCCTCGCTCGCGCCGACCTCTTCGCCGAGCGCGACGGCGCCTTCGGGGCGGCGGTCGATCCGGCCCTCCTCGCCCGCCTCGATCTCAAGCTCGGCGATCGCGTCACGGTCGGGACCGTGCCGATCGTGCTGCGCGCCGTGCTCCAGAGCGAGCCGGACAAGATCGCGAACGGCCTCGGCTTCGGCCCGCGGCTCCTCACCAGCGAGGCGGCCCTGCGCGCCTCCGGCCTGATCCAGCCCGGCAGCCTCAACCGCTGGGTCTACCGGGTCCAACTCGCCGATCCGTCGGATGCGCGGGTCGAGCAGGTGATCGCCGAGGCGAAGGCGGCGCTGCCGGAGGCCGGGTGGGAGATCCGCTCGCGGCTCAATGCCGATCCGCGCTTCTCCCGCAGCGTCGAGCGCTTCACCCAGTTCCTGACCCTGGTCGGCCTCACCGCCCTGATGGTCGGCGGCGTCGGCGTCGCGAATGCCGTGCGCGGCTTCGTCGAGCGCAAGCGCACGTCGATCGCGACGCTGAAGAGCCTGGGCGCCCCGGGCGGCCGGGTGGTCGGCCTCTATCTGACGCAGGTGATGCTGATCGCCGCCCTCGGCATCGCCATCGGCCTGTCGGTCGGGACGGCGCTGCCCTTCGCGATCGAGGCCGCCTTCGCGGATCTGCTGCCGGTGCCGCTGAGCCCCACCGTGGCGCCGGGCCAGCTCCTCGTTGCGGCGCTCTACGGGTTCCTGACCGCGCTCGCCTTCGCGATCGGTCCGCTCGGCCGCGCGCACGACGTCGCAGTCTCGGGCCTGTTCCGCGACACGGTCGATCCGGAGCGGCGCTGGCCGCGCCCGCGCTACCTCGCGATCCTCGGCCTCGCGCTCGCCGCCCTGGTGGCGCTGGCGCTTGTCACGGCCTTCGACCGGAAGGTCGCGCTGATCTTCATCGTCGCGGCGGGGCTCGCCTTCGCGCTCTTGCGTGGCGTGGCGCTCGGCCTGATGGCGCTCGCGCGCCGCCTGCCGCGCCCGGCCCGCGCCGCCCCGCGGCTCGCGCTCGCCAACCTGCACCGGCCCGGCGCGCTGACGCCCTCGATCGTGCTCTCCCTCGGGCTCGGTATCACGCTTCTCGTGACCTTGAGCCTCATCGACGCGAGCATCACCCGCACGCTCACCCGCTCGCTGCCCGAGCGGGCGCCGAACCTGTTCTTCCTCGACATCCCGAGCCGGGACGCCGCGTCCTTCGACCAGCTCCTCGGTGCCGCGGCGCCCCGCGGCAAGATCGAGCGCGTGCCGATGATGCGCGGGCGCATCACCGCCCTCAACGGCCGGCCCGCGAGCGAGATCAAGGCGCCGGAGGACGCCGCCTGGGTGCTCGACGGCGACCGCGGCATCACCTACGCGGAGGATCTGCCGGACGGCTCGCGCGTGACCGCGGGGGCATGGTGGACCCCCGATCAGGCGAAGACCCCGCTCGTCTCCTTCGACGACCAGCTCGGGCGGGCGCTCGGCCTCAAGGTCGGCGACACCGTCACGGTCAATGTGCTCGGCCGCAACCTCACGGTGCCGATCGCGAATCTGCGCCATGTCGAGTGGCGCAACCTCGGCATCAACTTCGTGATGGTGTTCTCGCCCGGCACCTTCCGGGGGGCGCCGCATGCCGACCTCGCGACCCTGACGCTGCCGGAGGGGCCGGACCCGGCGCTGGAGGCGCGCATCCTGCGCCAAGCCGCCCTCAGTTTCCCCTCCGTGACGAGCGTGCGGGTGAAGGACGCCCTTGAGGCGGTGAACGACATCGTCGGCAAGCTCGTCTTCGCCATCCGGGGGGCGAGCGGCGTCGCGCTCGTCGCGAGCCTGTTCGTGCTCGCGGGGGCGCTGGCGGCGGGGCACCGCGCGAGGCTCTACGACGCCGTCGTGCTCAAGACGCTCGGCGCGACGCGGGCGAGGCTGCTCGCCGCCTACGCGCTGGAATACGGGGCGCTGGGGCTCGCCACCGCGGTGTTCGGCCTGATCGCCGGCACGCTGGCCGCCTGGGTGATCGTCACGCAGGTGATGCGGATCGACTTCCTGCTCGACCTCTCGGGGGCGCTCGTCGCGGCCGCCCTCGCGGTGGCGGTGGCGGTCGGCCTGGGGCTCGCCGGGACCTGGCGGATCCTCGGCCACAAGCCGGCCCCTTACTTACGAAATCTGTGA
- a CDS encoding Bax inhibitor-1/YccA family protein translates to MAFENSPFRQGGASGYGAPMGYARGQVEVDQGLRAFMLGVYNNMVLGLAVSALVALGVNKLATTAVPAEAARNGAGQMVRIGGQYLTQFGLTLYTTPLMWVVALAPLAFIFLFSFRMDRMSAASARTTFLAFAAVMGASLSTLLLRYTGASVVQVFFITAAAFGGLSLYGYSTSRSLSGIGSFLVMGLIGLLIASLVNIFLASSALQFAISVIGVVIFAGLTAYDTQKLKEMYLYGNFDQEAAAKVSVFGALTLYLDFINMFQFLLSLIGNRNE, encoded by the coding sequence ATGGCATTCGAGAACAGCCCGTTCCGGCAGGGCGGCGCGAGCGGGTACGGAGCCCCGATGGGCTACGCCCGCGGCCAAGTCGAGGTCGACCAGGGCCTGCGCGCGTTCATGCTCGGCGTCTACAACAACATGGTGCTCGGCCTCGCCGTCTCGGCGCTGGTCGCGCTCGGCGTCAACAAGCTTGCCACGACCGCCGTCCCGGCGGAGGCGGCCCGCAACGGGGCCGGGCAGATGGTCCGCATCGGCGGCCAGTACCTGACCCAGTTCGGCCTCACCCTCTACACGACGCCCCTGATGTGGGTGGTGGCGCTCGCGCCGCTCGCCTTCATCTTTCTCTTCTCCTTCCGCATGGACCGGATGTCGGCGGCGAGCGCCCGCACGACCTTCCTGGCCTTCGCGGCGGTGATGGGCGCCTCGCTCTCCACGCTGCTGCTGCGCTATACCGGCGCGAGCGTGGTGCAGGTCTTCTTCATCACCGCGGCCGCGTTCGGTGGCCTCAGCCTCTACGGCTACTCCACTTCGCGCAGCCTGTCGGGGATCGGCTCGTTCCTGGTCATGGGCCTGATCGGCCTGCTGATCGCGAGCCTGGTGAACATCTTCCTCGCGTCGAGCGCGCTGCAATTCGCCATCTCGGTGATCGGCGTCGTGATCTTCGCGGGCCTCACCGCCTACGACACGCAGAAGCTGAAGGAGATGTATCTCTACGGCAACTTCGATCAGGAAGCGGCCGCGAAGGTGTCCGTGTTCGGCGCGCTGACGCTGTACCTGGACTTCATCAACATGTTCCAGTTCCTGCTGTCGCTGATCGGCAACCGGAACGAGTAA
- a CDS encoding TetR/AcrR family transcriptional regulator, with translation MTLAEPPDDTALSTRCRILSTAARFFQEIGYQKTTVADIAKTLGMSPANVYRFFDSKKAINEAVVERLTGEVEAMIAAVADRPGPAADRLRAIIHALHRDSAERITANPRMHEMVEAAMTESWGVCHHHVDRITAVMERVIAEGVRAGEFRVADPAQAARYVQTAILRYCHPVLIVRCPGDIAPPLDGMIDFLLAGLRGG, from the coding sequence ATGACCCTCGCCGAGCCGCCGGACGACACCGCCCTCTCCACCCGCTGCCGCATCCTCTCGACGGCGGCGCGCTTCTTCCAGGAAATCGGCTACCAGAAGACCACGGTGGCCGACATCGCCAAGACGCTCGGGATGAGCCCGGCCAATGTCTACCGCTTCTTCGACTCGAAGAAGGCGATCAACGAGGCGGTGGTCGAGCGGCTGACCGGCGAGGTCGAGGCCATGATCGCCGCCGTGGCCGACCGGCCCGGACCGGCGGCGGACCGCCTGCGGGCGATCATCCACGCCCTGCATCGCGACAGCGCCGAGCGCATCACCGCCAATCCGCGCATGCACGAGATGGTGGAGGCGGCGATGACGGAGAGCTGGGGGGTCTGCCATCACCACGTCGACCGCATCACCGCGGTGATGGAGCGGGTGATCGCCGAGGGCGTCCGGGCGGGCGAGTTCCGGGTCGCCGATCCGGCGCAGGCCGCCCGCTACGTGCAAACCGCGATCCTGCGCTACTGCCACCCGGTCCTGATCGTGCGCTGCCCGGGCGACATCGCCCCGCCCCTGGACGGGATGATCGATTTCCTGCTCGCGGGCCTGCGGGGCGGCTAA
- a CDS encoding glutathione peroxidase, translating into MPIARRDALILFGGLLASPLAAEAAGAVSQNAVTAAAFGFDRADGTRLALADLAGKPILVVNTATACGYAPQFAGLQQLWTRFGSRGLTVIAVPSGDFGHQEPLDGQAIVEAARNNHGVTFPVVAKTSVIGPNAHPFYRWAAGERPGETPRWNFHKYLVGRDGHLSGAFATPVEPTDPRIITAIARELDPQAG; encoded by the coding sequence ATGCCGATCGCCCGCCGCGATGCGCTCATCCTGTTCGGTGGCTTGCTGGCGAGCCCCCTGGCGGCTGAGGCCGCCGGGGCCGTCTCCCAGAATGCGGTCACCGCCGCCGCCTTCGGCTTCGACAGGGCCGACGGCACCCGCCTCGCCCTGGCGGATCTCGCCGGCAAGCCGATCCTGGTGGTCAATACGGCCACCGCCTGCGGATACGCGCCGCAATTCGCCGGTCTGCAGCAGCTCTGGACCCGCTTCGGGTCGCGCGGGCTGACCGTGATCGCGGTGCCGTCGGGCGATTTCGGGCATCAGGAGCCCCTCGACGGGCAGGCCATCGTGGAGGCCGCACGGAACAACCACGGCGTGACATTCCCGGTCGTCGCCAAGACGTCGGTGATCGGGCCGAATGCCCATCCCTTCTATCGCTGGGCCGCCGGCGAGAGGCCGGGCGAGACGCCGCGCTGGAACTTCCACAAATACCTGGTCGGCCGCGACGGCCACCTGTCCGGCGCCTTCGCGACGCCGGTCGAGCCCACCGATCCGCGGATCATCACGGCGATCGCCCGCGAGCTCGATCCCCAGGCCGGCTGA